A region of Argentina anserina chromosome 5, drPotAnse1.1, whole genome shotgun sequence DNA encodes the following proteins:
- the LOC126794725 gene encoding cinnamoyl-CoA reductase-like SNL6, translating into MAPAASNPFDDHHHHTMSSTTVCVMDASGHLGSTLVWRLVQRGYTVHAALQSHGESKLDSVTFENNKRLKIFHLDPFDYQSIVDALKGCSGLFYTFEPPQDQPDYDSYAAEEEVRAAHNVLEACTRTETIDKVVLTSSVTAVVWRNDRSSNKTTAVTAELDERHWSDVNFCHKFKLWHALSKTLAEKTAWAMAMDRGLNMVSMNVGLMLNPDLSITNPYLKGAAEMYEDGVLATVDVNFVADAHICVYEDVTSFGRYLCFNNIITQSEDAINLARKLTPSTPASLPQSNGQDVKIIQERISNKKLNKLMVGYESISQVS; encoded by the exons ATGGCTCCCGCAGCTTCGAATCCTTTCGACGACCACCATCACCACACCATGAGCTCCACCACAGTTTGTGTAATGGATGCGTCAGGCCACCTGGGCTCGACCCTCGTCTGGCGCCTCGTTCAGAGGGGTTACACAGTCCACGCCGCGCTTCAGAGCCATG GGGAATCGAAGTTGGATTCGGTTACGTTTGAGAATAACAAGAGGCTGAAGATTTTCCATTTAGACCCGTTTGATTATCAGAGCATAGTTGATGCTTTGAAGGGCTGTTCTGGCTTGTTCTACACCTTTGAGCCTCCACAAGATCAGCCCGACTATGAT AGTTATGCTGCAGAA GAAGAGGTGAGAGCGGCACATAATGTTCTAGAAGCATGTACCCGAACAGAAACCATCGATAAGGTGGTGCTCACATCCTCAGTGACCGCCGTTGTTTGGAGGAACGACCGCAGTAGCAACAAAACGACGGCCGTCACAGCGGAGCTGGACGAACGCCACTGGTCTGACGTCAACTTCTGTCACAAGTTCAAG CTATGGCATGCCTTATCGAAAACCCTAGCAGAGAAGACAGCTTGGGCAATGGCAATGGACAGGGGCTTGAATATGGTGTCCATGAATGTTGGGTTAATGTTGAACCCCGACTTATCCATTACCAACCCGTATTTGAAGGGAGCGGCAGAGATGTATGAAGACGGCGTGCTTGCCACTGTTGACGTTAATTTCGTGGCGGACGCTCATATTTGTGTCTACGAAGATGTCACATCCTTCGGTCGGTACTTATGCTTCAACAATATTATCACTCAGTCGGAAGATGCTATTAACCTTGCTCGGAAATTGACCCCTTCTACCCCGGCCTCGCTGCCCCAAAGCAACGGCCAGGACGTGAAAATTATCCAAGAGAGAATAAGCAACAAGAAGTTGAATAAGTTGATGGTGGGTTACGAGAGTATTTCTCAAGTGAGTTGA